In a single window of the Centropristis striata isolate RG_2023a ecotype Rhode Island chromosome 18, C.striata_1.0, whole genome shotgun sequence genome:
- the brms1lb gene encoding breast cancer metastasis-suppressor 1-like protein-A yields the protein MPVHSREKKESNHEEMEVDFPEQDGSSTDEEDTVSSSVSEDGDSSEMDDEDCERRRMECLDEMTTLEKQFTDLKEQLYKERLSQVDIKLQEVMAGCAQEYLEPLANLQENMQIRTKVAGIYRELCLESVKNKYECEIQAACQHWESEKLLLFDTVQSELEEKIRRLEEDRHSIDITSELWNDGLHSRKNKKKDPFCPVKKKKPVVVSGPYIVYMLQDLDILEDWTAIRKAMASLGPHRVKVDVPAVKPDRHHHVARFEDGRLFYDNQWYCRGQAICINRKEEYPTSAIITTINNDEVWFKRLDGTKSKLYISQLQKGKYTIKHS from the exons ATGCCGGTTCACTCCCGggagaagaaagaaagtaaCCACGAAGAAATGGAGGTGGATTTTCCCGAGCAAGACGGCAGTAGCACAGACGAGGAGGACACAGTTAGCTCGTCCGTGTCTGAAGATGGAGACAGCTCGG AGATGGATGATGAGGActgtgagaggaggaggatggagtgcCTGGATGAGATGACAACCCTGGAGAAACAGTTCACTGACTTAAAGGAGCA atTGTACAAGGAGCGTCTGAGCCAGGTGGACATCAAGCTGCAGGAAGTAATGGCTGGCTGTGCCCAGGAGTACCTGGAACCTTTAGCCAATTTGCAGGAGAACATGCAGATCAGGACCAAAGTTGCAG GGATCTACAGGGAGCTGTGCTTGGAGTCAGTGAAGAACAAGTACGAATGTGAGATCCAGGCTGCCTGCCAACACTGGGAG AGTGAGAAGTTGCTGCTGTTTGACACTGTGCAGAGTGAACTGGAGGAGAAGATAAGAAGGTTGGAGGAAGACAGACACAGTATTGACATTACCTCAG AGTTGTGGAATGATGGATTGCACTCacggaaaaacaagaaaaaagaccCATTCTGCCCCGTCAAGAAGAAGAAGCCCGTTGTTGTTTCTG GGCCCTATATAGTTTACATGCTGCAGGATCTTGATATTCTCGAAGACTGGACCGCAATAAGAAAG GCGATGGCGTCACTGGGGCCACACAGGGTGAAGGTGGACG TCCCTGCAGTCAAGCCTGACAGACATCACCATGTGGCGCGCTTCGAGGACGGACGACTTTTCTATGACAACCAGTGGTACTGCAGGGGACAGGCCATCTGTATCAACAGGAAGGAGGAGTACCCGactag TgccatcatcaccaccatcaaCAACGACGAGGTGTGGTTCAAGCGACTGGACGGCACCAAGTCAAAGCTGTACATCTCCCAGCTCCAGAAAGGCAAATACACTATTAAGCACTcgtaa